The following proteins are co-located in the Candidatus Nitrotoga sp. AM1P genome:
- a CDS encoding AmpG family muropeptide MFS transporter yields the protein MSVIAQLFTRRMLICVFTGFSSGLPLYLLFNLVPAWLRSEQVDLKTIGLFALIQFPYTWKFLWSPLLDRYVLPILGRRRGWMLLTQLGLLAVIASMGAFSPQSDLHTIAYIATLLAFLSATQDIVLDAYRRELLEESELGLGNAVHVNAYRIAGLVPGSLSLILADFLPWSIVFIITALFMLPGMAMTLMVKEPLNINSPKSLRDAVVEPFHEFITRHGWQSALLILTFLFFYKLGDSMCTALATPFYMDMGFSKTQIGLIAKNAGLWPAVIGGLLGGLWMVRIGINRALWLFGVVQVVSIFGFFWLASVGYHAEITTVELTQLAIVIGIEALGVGLGTAAFVAFIARTTHPAYTATQFALFTSLAAMPRTFANAATGWLVEAIGWTGFFLLCALLALPGMVLLLKVAPWNGSNSLTHQ from the coding sequence ATGAGTGTGATCGCGCAGCTGTTCACGCGGCGCATGTTGATTTGTGTATTTACAGGATTCAGCTCTGGTCTTCCGTTGTATCTGTTGTTCAATTTGGTGCCCGCCTGGCTGCGTAGTGAGCAAGTTGATCTCAAAACCATCGGCCTATTCGCGCTGATTCAGTTTCCCTATACCTGGAAATTCCTGTGGTCACCCCTGCTGGACCGTTATGTCCTGCCTATCCTTGGGCGACGACGCGGTTGGATGCTGCTCACCCAACTGGGTCTATTGGCTGTAATTGCATCGATGGGAGCGTTTTCGCCGCAAAGCGATCTACACACGATTGCCTACATCGCAACGCTATTGGCGTTTTTAAGCGCTACTCAGGACATTGTGCTGGATGCCTATCGGCGCGAACTGCTAGAGGAAAGTGAACTGGGATTGGGCAATGCGGTGCATGTAAATGCCTATCGCATCGCTGGCTTGGTACCGGGTTCACTGTCACTGATCCTGGCAGATTTTCTGCCGTGGAGCATCGTATTTATCATTACAGCGTTGTTCATGTTACCCGGCATGGCGATGACGCTCATGGTGAAAGAGCCGCTGAATATTAACTCACCGAAATCCCTGCGTGATGCGGTTGTCGAACCGTTTCACGAATTCATCACTCGGCATGGTTGGCAAAGCGCACTGCTCATCCTCACCTTCCTGTTCTTTTATAAACTCGGCGACAGCATGTGTACCGCACTGGCCACCCCGTTCTACATGGATATGGGATTCTCTAAAACACAGATCGGCCTGATCGCCAAGAATGCGGGACTGTGGCCCGCTGTAATTGGCGGTTTGCTTGGCGGATTATGGATGGTAAGGATCGGCATCAACCGCGCCTTATGGTTGTTTGGTGTCGTTCAAGTGGTATCAATCTTTGGTTTCTTCTGGCTGGCATCGGTGGGGTACCATGCCGAAATTACCACCGTGGAACTCACTCAACTCGCCATAGTAATTGGCATAGAAGCCTTGGGCGTGGGACTGGGTACAGCCGCGTTCGTCGCCTTCATTGCGCGTACCACCCATCCCGCCTACACCGCCACGCAATTTGCACTATTCACCAGCCTCGCAGCAATGCCACGCACCTTCGCCAACGCAGCGACTGGCTGGCTGGTGGAAGCAATCGGCTGGACGGGATTCTTTTTGCTGTGCGCACTGCTGGCACTGCCAGGAATGGTATTACTATTAAAAGTGGCACCGTGGAATGGGTCGAATTCACTGACACATCAATAA
- the metW gene encoding methionine biosynthesis protein MetW, with protein MSTHDHSTLAATRPDFAAIAAWIPESASVLDLGCGDGSLLRYLQGTSNVQGYGVEISDDNIVACIQNQVNVIQGDLESGLSGFESNAFDYVILSQTLQATRHTEPLMQEMLRVGREGIVSFPNFGYWRNRMNILQGNMPVSEDLPYQWYDTPNIHLCTLHDFETFCHNHKIYILDRRVMTGDSEIKLLPNLLGSTAVYRFKRAV; from the coding sequence ATGAGCACGCACGATCACTCCACACTCGCCGCGACCCGCCCTGATTTTGCTGCAATCGCGGCATGGATTCCGGAGAGTGCTTCAGTGCTGGACTTGGGTTGCGGTGACGGTAGCCTACTGCGCTATTTACAGGGTACAAGCAATGTGCAGGGCTACGGCGTGGAAATCAGCGACGATAACATCGTGGCATGTATCCAGAATCAGGTGAATGTAATTCAAGGCGACCTGGAATCGGGACTTTCCGGCTTTGAAAGCAATGCCTTTGATTATGTCATCCTGTCACAGACGCTACAGGCCACTCGTCACACGGAACCTCTGATGCAGGAAATGCTGCGCGTGGGACGTGAGGGTATAGTCAGCTTTCCCAATTTCGGCTACTGGCGGAACCGTATGAACATATTGCAGGGCAATATGCCCGTATCTGAAGACCTGCCTTATCAGTGGTATGACACACCCAATATTCATCTGTGCACACTGCATGACTTTGAGACATTTTGTCATAATCATAAAATATATATTCTCGACCGTCGTGTCATGACTGGCGATAGCGAAATAAAACTATTGCCTAATCTGTTAGGCAGCACAGCGGTGTATCGCTTCAAGCGTGCTGTTTAA
- the metX gene encoding homoserine O-succinyltransferase MetX: MNASNSIGIVSAQHAQFNTPFSCKSGAVLPSYELIYETYGTLNKDKSNAILVCHALSGHHHVAGYYADDPKNVGWWDTMIGPGKPIDTQKFFIIGLNNLGGCHGSTGPISINPDTGKPYGAGFPIVTVEDWVKSQAQLADKLGIDQFAAIIGGSLGGMQALQWSLAYPERVRHVLAIASAPRLTAQNIAFNDVARSAILTDPNFYGGDYYEHGVVPTRGLRLARMLGHITYLSNDAMADKFGRGLRSDKYSYSYDIEFEIESYLRYQGDKFAAYFDANTYLLMTKALDYFDPAREYNDDLNKAFAVARANFLVLSFTTDWRFAPERSRAIVKALLHNRLKVSYAEITSTHGHDSFLMQHTHYHNVMRAYFNNIASEFTA, from the coding sequence TTGAACGCATCAAATAGCATCGGTATCGTTAGTGCACAACACGCGCAGTTCAACACCCCTTTTTCATGTAAAAGCGGGGCTGTGTTGCCGAGTTACGAGCTGATATATGAGACTTACGGCACATTAAACAAAGATAAATCCAACGCCATCCTGGTCTGCCATGCGCTTTCTGGCCATCATCATGTAGCGGGCTATTACGCGGATGACCCGAAAAACGTTGGCTGGTGGGACACGATGATCGGTCCCGGCAAACCAATCGACACGCAGAAATTTTTCATCATCGGGCTGAATAATCTTGGTGGCTGTCATGGTTCCACAGGGCCCATCAGCATCAACCCGGACACTGGAAAACCTTATGGTGCAGGCTTTCCCATAGTGACAGTAGAAGACTGGGTGAAGTCGCAGGCTCAGCTGGCCGATAAACTCGGCATTGATCAATTTGCTGCAATAATTGGCGGCAGCCTGGGCGGGATGCAAGCGTTGCAATGGTCGCTGGCATATCCGGAGCGCGTGCGCCATGTACTGGCGATTGCCTCGGCACCTCGCCTGACTGCACAGAATATCGCGTTCAATGATGTGGCACGCAGTGCGATTTTGACTGACCCAAACTTCTACGGCGGTGATTATTACGAGCACGGCGTGGTACCTACGCGTGGCTTGCGCTTGGCGCGCATGCTGGGGCATATCACCTATCTTTCAAACGATGCAATGGCGGACAAATTCGGGCGTGGCCTGCGCTCCGACAAGTACAGCTACAGCTATGATATCGAATTCGAGATCGAATCTTACCTGCGCTATCAGGGCGACAAGTTCGCCGCCTATTTTGACGCCAACACCTATTTGCTTATGACCAAGGCACTGGATTATTTTGATCCCGCCCGCGAATACAATGATGACCTGAATAAAGCTTTCGCCGTTGCTCGCGCAAATTTTTTGGTTCTATCATTTACCACCGACTGGCGTTTTGCACCGGAACGTTCGCGCGCCATCGTCAAAGCACTGCTTCATAACCGCCTTAAAGTAAGCTACGCGGAGATTACCTCGACGCATGGGCATGATTCTTTTCTGATGCAGCATACGCATTACCATAATGTGATGCGCGCTTACTTCAACAATATTGCCAGCGAGTTTACTGCATGA
- a CDS encoding sulfate ABC transporter substrate-binding protein has translation MIITSTLALLFTTLSPLVLAANIKLLNVSYDPTRELYQEFNEAFVKHWKAQTGDDVTIKQSHGGSGKQARAIIDGLEADVATLALAYDVDVLQSKAGLIPANWQTRLKHNSSPYTSTIVFLVRKGNPKKIRDWDDLIKPGVSVITPNPKTSGGARWNYLAAWGYALKKNGNNPAKAKEFVGKLFANVPVLDSGARGSTTTFVERGIGDVLLAWENEASLAVKELGPDKFDIVAPSLSILAEPPVTVVDKNVTKHGTRKVAEAYLNYLYSAEGQEIAAKNYYRPTDEKVAAKYAKQFPKLNLITIDGEFGGWSKAQKEHFADGGVFDQVYSKK, from the coding sequence ATTATTATCACATCGACATTGGCATTGCTATTCACCACCCTAAGCCCGCTCGTCCTGGCGGCAAACATCAAGTTGCTGAACGTTTCCTACGATCCAACGCGTGAGCTTTATCAGGAATTTAATGAAGCATTCGTCAAGCACTGGAAGGCACAGACCGGTGATGATGTCACCATCAAGCAATCACATGGCGGCTCAGGTAAGCAAGCACGCGCCATTATCGATGGTTTGGAAGCAGACGTGGCGACATTGGCTCTGGCATACGATGTAGACGTACTTCAAAGTAAGGCCGGTTTAATTCCGGCTAACTGGCAAACGCGCTTGAAGCACAATAGCTCGCCCTATACCTCCACCATCGTGTTTCTGGTGCGCAAGGGCAATCCAAAAAAGATTCGCGATTGGGATGATTTGATCAAACCCGGTGTATCTGTCATTACGCCTAATCCTAAAACTTCAGGTGGTGCGCGTTGGAATTATCTTGCAGCTTGGGGATATGCGTTGAAGAAGAATGGCAACAACCCAGCCAAGGCCAAGGAGTTTGTCGGCAAATTGTTTGCCAATGTGCCTGTATTAGATTCAGGCGCGCGCGGTTCCACAACTACCTTTGTTGAGCGCGGAATTGGCGACGTATTGCTGGCCTGGGAAAATGAAGCTTCTCTTGCCGTCAAGGAACTGGGGCCGGATAAGTTTGACATCGTGGCACCTTCGCTGAGCATTCTGGCTGAGCCTCCCGTTACCGTGGTTGACAAGAACGTTACCAAACATGGCACACGTAAAGTGGCGGAAGCATATTTGAACTACCTCTATAGCGCGGAAGGTCAGGAAATTGCCGCCAAAAATTACTACCGCCCTACGGATGAAAAAGTGGCCGCGAAATATGCCAAACAGTTCCCAAAACTGAACCTTATTACTATCGATGGGGAGTTCGGGGGGTGGAGCAAAGCGCAAAAGGAGCACTTTGCTGATGGGGGTGTATTCGATCAGGTTTATTCCAAAAAGTAA
- a CDS encoding TOBE domain-containing protein, translating into MTIKAINTRNQFKGKIIEIVTGPVVSEIVVGTPFGTVTSVITTRSINELELSIGSDVVALVKSTEVSIAKL; encoded by the coding sequence ATGACCATTAAAGCAATTAATACAAGGAATCAATTCAAGGGCAAGATAATTGAAATCGTAACCGGACCCGTGGTATCGGAGATCGTGGTAGGCACGCCATTTGGCACGGTAACTTCAGTTATTACCACCCGTTCCATTAACGAGTTGGAGTTGAGTATTGGCTCAGACGTAGTGGCATTAGTGAAATCTACCGAAGTATCAATTGCGAAATTATAA
- a CDS encoding alginate export family protein, protein MTALQLHKKKISRLRVIASLLAGAVLITPLIALAQANDSQLSQQQAEELDQKRRISERLQEIEKENASLKIKESSKAEASNTTAANPSYYVPIRSYGLQRETEPPRYVRQLNKTWLKNIEGLDNVDWVDLGLESRIRYEYRDNDFRRNKDVLDEPFLLRTRLYAAIKSKFDPFRATIELQDSRRFNSVFAPDNRDFNKADVIQGYGELYFKDALGKDDLGNDRPISVKAGRMAFELTDRRLVARNEWRNTTNSFQGLRATLGQQKSDWQADVFALQPMVRLIETTDQADHAQWFYGAVGDWRKWSKIITLQPYYYLLRQNGSKVQYASDGTIAAASAHINREINTGGLRGYGVIGDTGLDYDLNYAKQWGSDGGLNQDAYAYNLEAGYTAEHAWKPRFSGSVGFASGDKNPKDGTSQRFDRLFGFARPWSNNDYIQMENIHASKVRVELNPTSKLKIDFGYNWYELASATDRWNGGANLRDTTGKSGKNIGEEFDIRVRYPISKYIGLNVGYAYFMAGDFTKKTSQLVQPGRKDNSSFLYVETSLYAF, encoded by the coding sequence ATGACAGCATTGCAGTTACACAAGAAAAAAATTTCCCGGTTACGGGTAATAGCCAGCCTGTTGGCTGGTGCTGTATTAATAACGCCACTTATTGCCTTGGCGCAGGCAAATGACTCGCAGTTAAGTCAGCAGCAAGCCGAAGAATTGGACCAAAAAAGACGAATATCAGAACGACTACAGGAAATAGAAAAGGAAAATGCTTCTTTGAAAATTAAAGAATCGTCCAAAGCGGAAGCATCAAATACCACGGCAGCAAACCCCAGCTATTATGTTCCTATTCGTAGTTATGGGTTGCAGCGTGAAACTGAACCCCCTCGCTATGTCAGACAACTCAACAAGACATGGCTGAAAAATATAGAAGGCTTGGACAATGTGGACTGGGTGGATTTGGGTCTGGAATCTCGAATTCGCTATGAATATCGTGACAATGACTTTCGACGTAATAAAGATGTTCTGGATGAACCATTTTTACTCCGTACACGCTTATATGCGGCGATCAAAAGTAAATTTGACCCATTTCGCGCCACCATTGAACTCCAAGACTCTCGACGGTTTAACAGCGTATTTGCGCCAGACAACCGGGATTTTAATAAAGCTGATGTAATTCAAGGCTACGGAGAGTTGTATTTTAAAGATGCGCTAGGTAAAGATGATCTGGGTAACGACAGGCCTATCAGCGTTAAAGCTGGCCGTATGGCATTCGAGCTAACAGACAGACGTCTGGTTGCACGCAATGAATGGCGCAATACAACGAATTCCTTCCAAGGTTTACGGGCAACGTTAGGTCAGCAAAAAAGCGATTGGCAAGCAGACGTGTTTGCGCTGCAACCCATGGTTCGTTTAATAGAAACAACGGATCAAGCCGATCATGCACAATGGTTCTATGGCGCTGTCGGGGATTGGCGCAAATGGTCAAAAATTATCACACTGCAACCCTACTATTACTTGCTGCGACAAAATGGTAGCAAAGTTCAATATGCGTCGGATGGAACAATTGCTGCTGCCAGCGCGCACATAAACCGCGAAATCAACACGGGCGGGTTACGAGGCTATGGTGTTATAGGCGATACAGGGCTTGATTATGACCTTAACTATGCCAAGCAATGGGGAAGTGATGGCGGGCTTAATCAGGATGCTTATGCCTATAATTTGGAAGCAGGCTATACCGCGGAACACGCATGGAAACCTCGCTTTAGCGGCAGTGTTGGCTTTGCGAGCGGCGATAAAAACCCCAAAGATGGTACAAGCCAACGCTTTGATCGTCTATTTGGCTTTGCCAGGCCGTGGTCCAATAATGACTATATCCAAATGGAAAATATCCATGCTTCCAAGGTTCGCGTTGAGCTTAATCCTACTAGTAAATTAAAAATTGATTTTGGGTACAACTGGTATGAGTTAGCCAGTGCCACTGACCGCTGGAATGGTGGAGCTAATCTACGCGATACCACTGGTAAAAGTGGGAAAAATATAGGCGAAGAATTCGATATTCGCGTGCGATATCCAATTAGCAAATACATAGGGCTTAATGTGGGCTATGCATACTTCATGGCGGGTGACTTCACTAAGAAAACGTCCCAGCTAGTACAGCCCGGGCGTAAAGATAACTCAAGTTTTTTGTATGTTGAAACTTCACTCTATGCCTTTTGA
- a CDS encoding NAD(P)/FAD-dependent oxidoreductase produces the protein MQRPNRLCGRWRKFGWAQAVMHFAKSASKVVMLVRAGNFAGTMSKYLSERILSQPNVQVRFNTAVSGLDGDDHLRAITLQNLSTGKEETAAATRLFVCIGGSPNTEWAKDTAIIRNEAGYLITGADLLINGKTPACWPLQRNPMELETSVPGSFAAGDVRMGSTKRAAAAVGEGANCITYVHRYMREPKIAKV, from the coding sequence TTGCAAAGACCAAACCGTCTATGTGGTAGATGGCGCAAATTCGGCTGGGCACAAGCTGTCATGCACTTTGCCAAAAGTGCCTCTAAGGTCGTTATGCTGGTGCGGGCTGGCAACTTTGCCGGAACGATGTCGAAATATCTCTCTGAGCGCATTTTAAGCCAGCCTAATGTGCAAGTGCGTTTTAATACAGCAGTAAGCGGGCTGGATGGCGATGACCACCTTCGCGCCATCACCCTTCAAAACCTTAGCACCGGCAAAGAGGAAACGGCGGCGGCTACGCGCCTTTTTGTCTGCATAGGCGGAAGCCCTAATACGGAGTGGGCAAAGGATACCGCGATCATCCGTAATGAAGCAGGCTATCTTATCACTGGCGCAGATCTATTAATCAATGGAAAGACACCTGCCTGTTGGCCGCTACAACGTAACCCGATGGAACTGGAAACCAGCGTCCCCGGCTCTTTCGCGGCTGGGGATGTACGCATGGGTTCAACTAAACGCGCTGCTGCCGCCGTGGGTGAAGGCGCAAATTGCATTACCTATGTTCATCGCTATATGCGCGAGCCGAAAATAGCAAAGGTGTGA
- a CDS encoding pirin family protein, with protein MEIISYVLDGASVHFLQIWIIPAKQGIAPSYEQKNFTERRKAGSLTLVASPNGRDDSLTIHQDAEMYVLDLTSGQTYSYPLRSERMAWVQIARGMVTLNQKTFKQGDGASINREDALEFSADSVAEILIFDLAR; from the coding sequence ATGGAGATTATTTCCTACGTGCTTGACGGTGCGTCAGTACATTTCCTGCAAATATGGATTATTCCGGCTAAACAGGGCATAGCGCCTAGCTACGAGCAAAAGAATTTTACTGAGCGCCGTAAGGCCGGTTCATTGACGCTGGTAGCGTCGCCAAATGGCAGGGATGATAGCCTTACCATCCACCAAGACGCGGAAATGTATGTGCTGGATTTGACCTCCGGCCAAACTTATAGCTACCCTCTTAGATCCGAACGCATGGCTTGGGTGCAGATCGCACGCGGCATGGTCACATTGAATCAGAAAACGTTTAAGCAAGGCGATGGCGCATCGATTAACCGTGAGGATGCATTGGAATTCAGTGCTGATAGTGTGGCAGAAATTCTCATCTTTGACTTAGCTAGATGA
- a CDS encoding dimethylarginine dimethylaminohydrolase family protein, with protein MKTFLMCDPRYFEVSYVINPWMAGNQGLENKELAAKQWKNLHDILSSKASIKLIEPVAGLPDMVFTANGGFVCRDHEVIVSSFRYPERQGESSYFSQFFENSGYRIRRLNSDIKFEGAGDALYDSNGRVWIGYGHRSDAQALDEIATILQAQVNGLTLVAPRWYHLDTAFCPLVNGYVLAYEQAFTSQSVNIIKNKFNDRVIWVSDEDANNFACNAVNIGSDIILNKASDELKVALSKHNFSIIEVDVSEFMKAGGACKCLTLEL; from the coding sequence ATGAAGACATTTTTGATGTGTGATCCCAGATATTTCGAAGTCAGCTATGTTATCAACCCTTGGATGGCTGGAAATCAAGGGCTGGAAAATAAAGAGTTAGCAGCGAAGCAATGGAAAAACTTACATGACATTCTCTCCAGTAAGGCATCAATCAAGCTGATCGAGCCGGTAGCTGGGTTGCCGGATATGGTGTTCACAGCCAATGGTGGGTTTGTATGCCGCGATCACGAAGTGATTGTGTCTTCATTCCGCTATCCGGAAAGGCAGGGAGAGTCGTCATACTTCAGCCAGTTCTTTGAGAATTCCGGCTATCGTATCAGGCGGCTAAATAGCGATATCAAATTCGAAGGTGCGGGTGATGCGCTCTATGATTCCAATGGACGGGTGTGGATTGGTTACGGACACAGGAGCGATGCACAAGCATTGGATGAAATCGCCACAATCTTACAGGCTCAGGTAAACGGACTGACTCTTGTTGCCCCAAGGTGGTATCACCTGGATACCGCATTTTGCCCTTTGGTAAATGGGTATGTTCTCGCATATGAACAAGCATTCACGTCCCAAAGCGTTAATATAATTAAGAACAAATTCAACGACAGAGTCATTTGGGTTTCGGATGAGGATGCCAATAACTTTGCCTGCAATGCGGTGAATATCGGCAGCGATATCATTTTAAATAAGGCTTCGGATGAGTTGAAGGTTGCGCTCAGCAAGCATAATTTTTCCATTATCGAGGTTGATGTTTCAGAATTCATGAAAGCGGGCGGCGCATGCAAATGCCTCACCTTGGAGCTATGA
- a CDS encoding GGDEF domain-containing protein, which translates to MNDEPISICVKYGFDDTRIRETILALGIHPAYADLADRISREVIGDKAEELVNVCFAVLARLREFSLIEQNLDVSDFKQVWADQLRRFGQGFHTPAYFAERLTLSATRAHDGLSMSVLHLQHQITQQILVERLITSFQNDPKTVWILMPCILKFVALDLHLTIEGYHLQEIEGQQKKLAACRAESAKLYQKVATDQLTGVMSFNHVMEALENHVNKAAQTGKTLCVMMIDLDFFKRVNDTYGHLIGDSVLIHTAERIKSAVRDFDMVGRFGGEEFTVILTYADMALARVIAERIRQDVAGTPFHAKGHIIEVTISLGVAMLRPGETRESILERADAAMYEAKKTGRNRVVVAEDLE; encoded by the coding sequence ATGAACGATGAACCTATATCCATCTGTGTTAAGTACGGATTTGATGATACTCGTATTCGAGAAACCATTTTGGCATTGGGCATCCATCCCGCGTATGCTGATCTCGCAGACCGAATTAGCAGGGAAGTCATCGGGGATAAGGCCGAGGAGCTTGTAAATGTCTGCTTCGCTGTATTGGCACGTCTTCGGGAATTTTCCCTGATCGAGCAAAATTTAGATGTGTCCGACTTCAAACAAGTTTGGGCCGACCAGTTGCGGCGCTTTGGCCAAGGATTCCATACTCCTGCATATTTTGCGGAACGTCTTACTCTTTCAGCTACCCGTGCTCATGATGGACTTTCGATGAGCGTTCTGCACTTGCAGCATCAAATCACCCAACAAATTTTAGTTGAGCGCCTAATCACCTCTTTCCAGAACGACCCCAAGACTGTGTGGATACTAATGCCTTGCATCCTCAAATTCGTCGCTTTGGATCTGCACTTGACAATAGAGGGTTATCATCTTCAGGAAATCGAGGGTCAGCAGAAAAAATTAGCAGCCTGTCGGGCTGAATCAGCCAAGTTGTATCAAAAAGTAGCAACAGATCAGCTCACGGGTGTAATGAGCTTCAATCATGTGATGGAAGCGCTTGAAAATCATGTTAATAAAGCAGCGCAAACGGGAAAGACGCTGTGCGTTATGATGATTGACCTGGATTTTTTCAAGAGGGTTAACGATACCTATGGCCACTTGATCGGTGACAGCGTGCTCATACATACTGCGGAGCGCATTAAGTCGGCAGTACGAGACTTTGATATGGTAGGGCGTTTTGGCGGAGAGGAGTTTACAGTCATTCTGACATATGCTGATATGGCGTTGGCCAGGGTTATCGCCGAAAGGATTCGTCAGGATGTCGCGGGAACCCCATTCCATGCAAAGGGGCACATTATTGAGGTGACCATCAGCCTCGGGGTGGCGATGTTGAGGCCGGGCGAAACCAGGGAGTCTATACTGGAGCGTGCTGACGCAGCCATGTACGAGGCGAAGAAAACGGGGCGCAATCGAGTGGTGGTGGCTGAAGACCTCGAATAG
- a CDS encoding transposase — translation MLTPTYPGFFDVETRTAKLTAMGDPLVKLNAQINREAFRPDLARVHAKERKNNAGAKPIDVVLMFKMLVLQHLYNLADEGNELPRGKPRGIRTAPVDDPRVSLCIPYLDHLHTS, via the coding sequence ATGCTCACACCCACATACCCCGGCTTTTTTGATGTTGAGACACGCACCGCCAAGTTGACGGCGATGGGTGACCCGCTGGTGAAACTCAATGCCCAGATCAACCGGGAAGCCTTTCGACCTGATTTGGCACGGGTGCATGCCAAGGAAAGGAAGAACAACGCCGGGGCCAAGCCCATCGATGTGGTGCTCATGTTCAAGATGCTGGTTCTCCAGCACCTGTACAACCTGGCCGACGAAGGGAATGAATTACCCCGCGGCAAGCCGCGGGGTATCAGAACAGCGCCAGTTGACGATCCTCGTGTATCTTTGTGTATACCTTACCTTGACCACTTACATACTTCATAA